CCGAAGAGCAAGCAGGTCTTCCGGGGCGAGGCCAAGGGTGAGGCCGATCTCCTGGTGGGCTTCGGCCCGGGGGCGTCGGGGCTGGGCAGGAAGTACGAGGCCACCCTCGTGGGGGAGGAGGGGGTGGGGGAGGTCCGGACCTACGTGCTCGACCTCAAGCCCCGGGCCGGGCAAAGCGGGCTCTTCTCCGCCATCCGGCTCTACGTGGACGAGGCCCGCTTCGTTCCCGTGCAGACCCGACTCACGGAGCCCACGGGGGATTCCACAACCGTGCGCTTCGAGAGAATGCGCATCAACGAGAAGTTGCCCGCAGGGGCCTTCGAGCTTTCCCTGCCCAAGGG
The window above is part of the Vicinamibacteria bacterium genome. Proteins encoded here:
- a CDS encoding outer membrane lipoprotein carrier protein LolA, giving the protein MILSLVALALAATPTDAGAVLRSLEEAGRALHTLQASFTETKVLVLLDEKAESRGTVFLQVPGRFRWNYEAPQESVVLVKDGRFARYFPKSKQVFRGEAKGEADLLVGFGPGASGLGRKYEATLVGEEGVGEVRTYVLDLKPRAGQSGLFSAIRLYVDEARFVPVQTRLTEPTGDSTTVRFERMRINEKLPAGAFELSLPKGVVEVR